Proteins from a single region of Pogoniulus pusillus isolate bPogPus1 chromosome 23, bPogPus1.pri, whole genome shotgun sequence:
- the LOC135185833 gene encoding large ribosomal subunit protein eL42-like, with amino-acid sequence MVNVPKTRWTYCKTCGKHQPHKVMQYNKGKASLYAQGERLYDRKQSGYGGQTKHILCKKAKTTKKIVLRLERVEPHCRSKRMLAIKRCKHFELGGDKKRKGQVIQI; translated from the coding sequence ATGGTGAATGTCCCCAAAACCCGTTGGACCTACTGCAAGACATGTGGCAAGCACCAGCCACACAAAGTCATGCAGTACAACAAGGGCAAGGCCTCCCTCTACGCCCAGGGAGAAAGACTCTAtgataggaagcaaagtggctaTGGGGGCCAGACAAAGCACATCCTCTGTAAGAAGGCTAAGACCACAAAGAAGAttgtgctgaggctggagcGCGTGGAGCCTCACTGCAGGTCTAAGAGGATGCTGGCCATAAAGAGATGCAAGCATTTTGAACTGGGTGGAGACAAGAAGAGAAAGGGCCAAGTGATCCAGATCTGA